The genomic region TTTTACTCATTTCGTTTAATATTTCTTTAGAATTTTCAAAATTTAAAAGTTTTCCATATTTAAAAATAAAATTCAAATATGCCGTTGAATATTCCGAAGAAAAATATTGCGGTATTGCTTCCACTAATATTTCAGAATTAATATTTCCTTTTTTATAATTCTTTCCATATTTTTCGTATGGAAATTGTGATTCAACAAAATGTACCAATTCATGCCTTAACACTGAGGGTGTAGTATAAATTTCTTCTCCACGAATTGCTAAACCACTTACTTTCATTATTGCACTTAACTCATTATCTTTTAGAATAAATACTTTTGCCTTCTTTTTCACATTTCCTATATTAAAAAATGAAAACATCCTATCAAGAAATTCCTGTTCTTTTTGAGCTACAATCCATGCATATTTAGAAAACTCATTATCATTTTCAAAATAAATTTCTAAATTTTTAGTTTCAACTTTAGGCCAATTTTTTTCTGCGTATTTTTTAATATTATCCAGTATAAATTCATTTCTTTTTATAAGGTGGTAATCAATTCCAAAAGATATTATTGCAACTAAAACAATAAATAAAAATAACACCATTTTTTTCATTTTTCCCATCACCCCTATTTTTTATTGTTAAAATGCAAAAATCCCGGAAAATTTTTCCGGGATTTTAATTATATTAGAATAAATCTGCTTTTCCAGCTGAACCTAAAACTTCCATTCTATCTGTAATTACTTTAATTGTATATTCTCTTGCTAATTTAAAATATTTCCTTGGATCAAATTCTTTTGGATTTCCATTTAAAAATTCCCTTAATCCTGCTACAAATGCTATTCTTAAATCTGTATCTGTATTAACTTTGTTAATTCCACATTTTACTGCTTCTTTTAATATTTCTGCTGGAACACCTTTAGCTCCACCAAAATCTGCTCCATGTTTTTCTGCAATTTCAACAAATTCTGGAACTACTGAAGATGCACCATGTAGTACTAATGGTCTTTTTACATATTCTTTAACCTTTTTAATTCTATCATAATCTATTTTTGCTGCACCTTTAAATTTAAATGCACCATGTGATGTTCCTACTGCAGGAGCTAAGAAATCAACATCTGTTTCTTCAACAAATATTTTTGCTTCTTCTGGATCAACTAATACGTTCTCTGCTGCTACTGCTTCATCTTCAATACCAGCTAATTGTCCTAATTCTGCTTCAACTGATACGCCTGCAGCATGAGCAATCTTAACAATTTCTTTTGTTATTTTCATATTTTCTTCAAATGGATGTTCGGAAGCATCAATCATAACAGATGAATATCCAGCTTTTATAGCTGCAACAATATATTCAAAACTCTTTCCATGATCAAGATGCAATGCTACCGGGATATTTGCTTCATCTGCAAAAGTTCTTACCATTTTCACAAAAATTTCTGCACCTTTTCTAAAATCTCCATTCCCTGCATATTTCATTGCACCCTGACTTGTTTCAATAATAACTGGTGAATTCATTTTTATTCCAGCTTCAATTATATAATGTAAAAATTCAAGATTATTAATATTTAAAGCTGGAACTCCATATCCATGTTTGTCAGCATTTTCCAAAATAACTTTAGTGTCTACATAAGGCATTTTAACCCCTCCCAACAAATAATTTATCGTAATTCGGAATAATTATATCATAATACTGTTAAATCTCTTCTAACCAATTTACATTATCTAAAACAATTGCCAACTCTTCAAATAATTTTTCAAAAAAAGCTTTTTTTAATCCTTTGTTTTTATTCGCAAAATGATCTATATTCCTTAATATTGAATAAGCAGAATCTTTTGAAAGAATCTGCGAGAATTCTTTTATATTTTTTGCTATCAATTTGTGTTCAGCATTATCCAATATTTTTATCATTTCATCTTCTTCAAGATTCTCAAAATATTTATTTATTCTTAAAACAATAGAATTTTTTTCATCAATATTCATACTTTTCACTCTATTTAAAACTATATCATCAAGTTCAAAAAGTATTTTTTCCGGTGTTGGTAAATTACTTTTTTCCTCCAGATAATTAACAAAAGTTCTTGCAGCTTCAGGGCCAACTATTCCTGAAGCTAAAATATAAGCATATTCTTTAACTTCAAGTTCTGACAAATTATTTAAAACTCTACTTAATTTATACCAACTTCTAGGACTGGGTTTTAAATCCAATCTAAAAGACACACTTTTTCCATTAGAAATAAATTCTGGATATTCTTTTATAAAAGAAATAACTTCATTACTTACATCCTGTTTTTTAGCCCAATTAACCCATTCATTTACCTCTGGATTTAAACTTAAGTGAAAAAATCGTGACATAAATGCAGGATCAGTTATTAAATCTACCTGATCATAATCATCGTCAGGCGGGTTAGCTGCTGCCATTATCCATGTTCCTTCAGGCAAAATATGGTTATGAATTCTCCTGTCTAATAATAATTGCATAATAGCATTTCTAATAGATCTATGAGCCCTATTAATTTCATCTATCATTATAATTGTATTATCCTCTTCAGGCCACCAATCTGGTTTTAAAAAAACTGTTTTATCCTCACTTTTAGAAGGTAATCCTATTAAATCCCCTGGTTCCATTTGAGATATAACTAAAATTATTAACTTCCGATCTGTTTCTTTTGCTATATCACGTGCAATATCCGTTTTACCAACACCAAAATGTCCCCATAATAATGGTATTTCACCAGACTCCATAATCTTTTTTGATAAAAATTTTATATCACTTGGTTTCATTCCATCACCTCATTATCCATTTGAATTAAATCTTCTTCTTGATATTTCTTCTTGGATCTTCATATACCCATTTTTTATGGCAACTTTTCCCTTATTTGCAGTTTTTATTTGCTTTTTTACCTTTTCCATTTCTGATTTTATCTTATTAATCCTTTTTTTATCATCCTCAGTTAATTTTTCTACCCTATTCTTTATTAATAGAGATGAAGAATATTTAACCATTTTATCAAGGATTTTTTTTCTTTGCTCTAAAATTTTTGGCAATGTTTCAAAATCTTCATTTAAAATAATTCTATCTATGAGATTTTCTATTTTATTTAAATCTTCTATCAAATTTTTTATTTCTTCGGAATTTTCTTCCATTTTAATTCCCTCTTTCTGCTTTTTTATCGCGCAAATATGCTTTTATTTTTTCGATTTCATCAGCATTCATCCCATATTTCCACCAATATGGTAATACTGAATTATTCAATAATAATGGATCAGTATCTGGTTTCAACCATCCTTTTGATATCAAGTCCATATACTGGGGAGTGTTAGGGATTGGCGTAAATTCATTCACTGATGGAGTTATCCCTAAATCAAAACAAAAATCAATACCTCTAATTACATCATCAACTTTTTGATCTGGTAAATTTGTCATTATATATGCTGATGTCTCTGTTAACCCTTCATCTAATAAATATTTTACAGCTCTTACCAAATCTTCATTTGTAACTTTACCACCAGTTCTTTTTTGCATTTCTTCATCGGATGTCTCATATCCTAATTTAATAACTTTAAAATTAGCTTTTGCAAATAATTTAGCTATTTTTTTATCTACTAATTTTGCATGTATTCCATTTGGTAAATGATATCTAACATCAAATTTTGAAAGAGCTTCTAATAATTTTTCTTTCTCTGGATGAATCAAAAAAGCATCGTCAAAAAACACTACATCTTTTACTGGTTTTTCTTTAAGAATTTTTTCAAGTCCTTTAATTATATTTTTTATACTTCTTTTCTGATATTTCCACATTCTGGGAGTAACACAATAAGTACATTTAAATGGACATCCAATTGAAGAAGTTATTACAACATTAGGTATCTTCCCTTCATATAACTCATATAATGGTTCTAAATTCTCAAACCAATCTATTTCAGTTATATTTTCATTATAATAATCAAGTAATTGTTTTATAGCTATATTACCTGTTCCGTTAATCACTTTAACATTTAAACTGTTAAAATATTTTTTAGCGTGGTCTGGCATAATATTAACATATATGCCGCCCAAAAATATAGGTTTTTCAGGAAAAATTTCTCTTATTACTTCAATAGTTTTATATACTCCATAATACCAATAAGTCATTACAGAAGTAACCAATATTCCATCAACGTCTTTATAATCTTTTAATCTTTTAATAAATTCATCTTTGGGTAGTCCATATCTTTTGAATTTTCTCGGTATATCTTTTATTACATATGGTTTTTCTACTTCTTCAAAATAAAATTTTCCAGTTCCATAATATCTATCTTTAATTAAATTATTTTCTATAAAATATTTATCATATCTATTCATTAAGTCTATTAAACTAACTTTATATCCATGATTTTTTAATATACTTCCTATGTATAACAGGCCTAATGGTTTTAACCAAAAATCGTATGCTGCTGTATCATAAATCCATGGATTTATCAACAAAAAATGTTTTGATGAATGATTCATCAATCTACTCCTTTCATTAATTCATAAAAGGTGTTTAATCCTTTTAATGTCAAATATGGATCATAATGATTAAATTCAGGAATTATTCCCTTTAATGATTTACCAATACCACCCGTTATAACTATTTTAAATTCTTTTTTATATTCACTCTCAATGTCCTTTAATAATTGTTGTATTCCATATACAACAGTTTTAATTATTCCAATTTGAATATTATCTATTGTATTTTTACCTACAGAATAATCTAAAAATTCCAACTCTACCTGAGGTAATTTGGCTGTTTTAGAAAACAAAGCCATCATTTGCGTATTTATCCCCGGTATAATTGCTCCACCAATAAAATTACCTTCATATAAAACATCTATTGTAATTGCTGTTCCGAAATCTATTGCAATAGCATTCTCACCATAATATTTTTTTAACGCCAAAATATTAGCTATCCTATCTGCACCAACCTCATTGGGATAGTCAACCTTTAACTCAATACTATTTAAATATTGTGAATTTACAAAAATTGCATCTGATTTATAATATTTTTGTGCAAATTTAGCCAGAATATAATTAACCGATGGAACAACTGAAGAAATAACGACAGAATCAATATCCTTTTCTTTTATATTTTCTCTATTAAACAGCGGAAACAAATGTGAATATAATTCATCTTCTGTCTCAAAAGATTTTGTCCCAATTCGCCATGTATGTAAAATTTTTTCTTCATATATTCCTACTACAATATGTGTATTTCCAACATCAAATAATAATCTCAATCTATTCACCCCAAATCTCTGAAGCTGCTTTCCTTAATCTGTTCATTATTGAAATTCCCAATCCTTTATCTTCTACTCCTTCAATTATAATAACATCATTATTTGTTTTATCTGCATTTCTTAAAATAGAAAATAAATTTACGGCTATTCTATAGTAATCATTTTTATTACCCGAAATTATTATATCATATTCATTAAAATATTTTTTATCTTCTTCAAACAAAACAAGCAAAGGCTTTTTAAACTGTTTTATATTCTCTTTTATTTTCTGAATTCTTTTTTCTGAAAATTCCACTAAAATTGTTTTCTTATCTGGAGCATAATGTCTGTATTTCATTCCTGGAGCTTTAGCAATGTCAACCTTTCCCTTTCCATAAATAAAATCTGGAATATTTATTTTACCAAAAACTTCAATTAATTTTTCTGGTGTTATTGGTCCTGGCCTTAATAATGTTGGTATTTTTTCAGTTAAATCTATAACAGTAGATTCCAATCCAAAGTTAACATCTCCACCGTCTATAATAATATCTACTCTTCCTAACATATCCTCTATTACATGTTCAGCAATTGTTG from Marinitoga aeolica harbors:
- a CDS encoding coiled-coil domain-containing protein, coding for MEENSEEIKNLIEDLNKIENLIDRIILNEDFETLPKILEQRKKILDKMVKYSSSLLIKNRVEKLTEDDKKRINKIKSEMEKVKKQIKTANKGKVAIKNGYMKIQEEISRRRFNSNG
- a CDS encoding B12-binding domain-containing radical SAM protein gives rise to the protein MNHSSKHFLLINPWIYDTAAYDFWLKPLGLLYIGSILKNHGYKVSLIDLMNRYDKYFIENNLIKDRYYGTGKFYFEEVEKPYVIKDIPRKFKRYGLPKDEFIKRLKDYKDVDGILVTSVMTYWYYGVYKTIEVIREIFPEKPIFLGGIYVNIMPDHAKKYFNSLNVKVINGTGNIAIKQLLDYYNENITEIDWFENLEPLYELYEGKIPNVVITSSIGCPFKCTYCVTPRMWKYQKRSIKNIIKGLEKILKEKPVKDVVFFDDAFLIHPEKEKLLEALSKFDVRYHLPNGIHAKLVDKKIAKLFAKANFKVIKLGYETSDEEMQKRTGGKVTNEDLVRAVKYLLDEGLTETSAYIMTNLPDQKVDDVIRGIDFCFDLGITPSVNEFTPIPNTPQYMDLISKGWLKPDTDPLLLNNSVLPYWWKYGMNADEIEKIKAYLRDKKAERGN
- a CDS encoding type III pantothenate kinase; amino-acid sequence: MRLLFDVGNTHIVVGIYEEKILHTWRIGTKSFETEDELYSHLFPLFNRENIKEKDIDSVVISSVVPSVNYILAKFAQKYYKSDAIFVNSQYLNSIELKVDYPNEVGADRIANILALKKYYGENAIAIDFGTAITIDVLYEGNFIGGAIIPGINTQMMALFSKTAKLPQVELEFLDYSVGKNTIDNIQIGIIKTVVYGIQQLLKDIESEYKKEFKIVITGGIGKSLKGIIPEFNHYDPYLTLKGLNTFYELMKGVD
- a CDS encoding AAA family ATPase, yielding MKPSDIKFLSKKIMESGEIPLLWGHFGVGKTDIARDIAKETDRKLIILVISQMEPGDLIGLPSKSEDKTVFLKPDWWPEEDNTIIMIDEINRAHRSIRNAIMQLLLDRRIHNHILPEGTWIMAAANPPDDDYDQVDLITDPAFMSRFFHLSLNPEVNEWVNWAKKQDVSNEVISFIKEYPEFISNGKSVSFRLDLKPSPRSWYKLSRVLNNLSELEVKEYAYILASGIVGPEAARTFVNYLEEKSNLPTPEKILFELDDIVLNRVKSMNIDEKNSIVLRINKYFENLEEDEMIKILDNAEHKLIAKNIKEFSQILSKDSAYSILRNIDHFANKNKGLKKAFFEKLFEELAIVLDNVNWLEEI
- the fba gene encoding class II fructose-1,6-bisphosphate aldolase; its protein translation is MPYVDTKVILENADKHGYGVPALNINNLEFLHYIIEAGIKMNSPVIIETSQGAMKYAGNGDFRKGAEIFVKMVRTFADEANIPVALHLDHGKSFEYIVAAIKAGYSSVMIDASEHPFEENMKITKEIVKIAHAAGVSVEAELGQLAGIEDEAVAAENVLVDPEEAKIFVEETDVDFLAPAVGTSHGAFKFKGAAKIDYDRIKKVKEYVKRPLVLHGASSVVPEFVEIAEKHGADFGGAKGVPAEILKEAVKCGINKVNTDTDLRIAFVAGLREFLNGNPKEFDPRKYFKLAREYTIKVITDRMEVLGSAGKADLF